Below is a genomic region from Acidobacteriota bacterium.
CGCCATGCCCCAGGGGTGATAGTGCTCACCGGCGATCTCAACGGATCCGCAGATTTCTTCAATCGACTCGGGTGACCACTGTAGCCAGATCAGTTGGTCACCGTCGAAATCTCCGGGGCCCCACATCGAGTGGGTCTGGTGGGCGCAGATGGCGGGCGGCAGATCGTGCTGCGGCCCGAAGAGGTTGATCGCTCCCGCCTCGCCATAGTTGCTGGCGAAGATCCCGGTACGCGAGCGCTCCTCCTCCGGCAGCGCCCAGTAGATTTCGGCGATGTCATCGACGAGTTCCGGCCAACCGAACTGATCTCCCCAGATTTGTTGCAGCGGTCCGACATGGGCAACCTCGGTCTTCGAGGGCTCGAAACCGAGGTGCGCCAGGTACTCGACCTGGCTTTGCGGCGAGAGCACCGGCAGGGCGATCGGCGTGAGAAGTGCTCCGAAAAGGAGCACGATCGCCATGATCAGAGCCTTGGTTACGAGTTGTCGTCGCGGCGTCGCGAGGCGCTCGCACCAGGCGGCGATGGCGGCACCGCCGGCTGCGACCAGCATCGGGTAGGCAGGCGCGAGATAATAACTTTTCGCCTTGAACAACATGAACAGTGCGAGGAGCACGGGATAAGTGATTCCGACGGCACGGAAACCTCGTCCCCGGCCGACGATCAGGAACCACAGTCCGGCCAACCATATCGGCGCGGTGATGGGATGCATGATCATGACCTGCTCGGCGAAGAACGGGAGCGGCGCGAGCTCGACGTTCTTGCCTGCCTCGCGAACGTTTTGCAGGTCCACGATCGTCGGGAAATCGTGTTGCCACTGCCAGATGATGTTGGGCAGAAAGATGGCCAATGCGATCGCGGCGCCGAGCCAGATCCAGGGTTTGAGCAGCTCGCGGCGAAGAGGAGTGACGAGGATCGCCACAGCTACAGCGGCACCGAAGAAAAGCGTCGAATGCTTGTTCTGCAGTCCGAAGCCAGCGAGCGCGCCGAAGACGAGCCACAGACGAGAATCGGCGCCGCGAAGGATGAGGATGAGGACGTATGCGCAACCCATCCAGAAGAGGGGCTCGAAGGCGTTCATCGACAGAACGCTGTCGATCATCAGGTGAACTGGTGCGATCAGAATGCCAACCGCAGCCAGGGCTTGCGCGTACGCGTCGCCGCCAAGTTGTCTCGCCAGCAGGACCGTAAGTACCACCATGCCGGCTCCGGCCAGCATCGGCAGGACCCGCAGCGCAGGCAGCGATCCACCGAGAAGAAGTGCGACCTTGGCGTACACGGCGACCAGCGGAGCGCAGTCGACGTACCCCCAGTCCAGGTGTTTGGCGCAGTCGAGGAAGTAGAGCTCGTCGCGGAAATACCCATAGCGGAAGAGCCCTGGCAGGTGCATCAGAAGCTTCGCCAGGACCGCCGCAATGAGTACCGGTTTCGACAGTGGGGAGAGGGGAGGCATGTCCCCGCCTCCGAGGATTTCCTCGTCGTGTGACATGAATTTCCCTAAAATGGCTGGCGACATGTCTTCGAGAGAAACGAACTCGGACGAAAAAGGTTCCTGCCCCAACTGCTCGGCGGAGTTGGGCGGGGACTACTGCTCCTCCTGCGGGCAGCGGCAGCTCGATCTCGATCAGCCGTTCCGCGATATTGCGCGCGAGGCGATGGACTCGTTTCTCGCCTTCGATGCGCGCATCCTCCACACTCTGTGGCCACTCATCAGGCGGCCCGGTTTCCTGACCATCGAATTCATGCACGGCCGCCGCGCTCGCTACGTCCACCCGTTCAAGCTTTATTTCATTTTCAGTCTGCTGCTGTTTGTCGTGCTCGCGTTCTCCGATTATTCAATGGTCCGCATCTCGGAGACCGGTGACGTGGACAACGCCGTACACATCGAACTCTCCGAACGAGAGATCGGGGACTCTGTTATTGAGGAGACACATGATTCGTCGCTCCTGACGAAGGTCCTGGTGCCGCTGGCTGAAGTCGCCGAAGAAGATCCGAAACGTCTCGACCGGCTTTTCACCGACCGACTCGCGAAATCGATTATCGTCTTGGTGCCGGTATTCGCCCTGTTGTTGTATCTGCTCTACCGCGGCCGGCGCTATCTGGCCCACCTCGTCTTCTCGCTTCACCTCCATAGCTTCGCCTTTCTGGCGTTGGTGGTCGGGCTGGCGGTCGACATCGGAATCGGCGCGCCGAAGGACGTCAGACCGGGGAACGGCGTCGCAGCCGTCGTGATTGCCGCGTACACCTTCCTCGCTCTGCGCCGCGTGTACGGGCAAGGTCGCTCGATCACGACACTCAAGATGGTGGTTCTGCTTACCGGCTATATCGTTGCGCTGATCGCAACCATGGCTCTCACCCTCGGCCTGACAGCGGTGACGATCTAATCCGGATTATTCATGCGGCTCCTGCTGCGGCCGGCGATGAACCGCACCCAGCGGTGATTGCTCGCCTCGGGGTGCTCGGTGTACCGCCAAGCACGCCTGCGCGCCTCGTCGGGTCGCAATCCCCACCAGTCACAGCACCTCGCCTTCCCCGCGACGAACCCTCATGAATATTCCGGGCTAGGCCTGCACGCAGCGGATCCCCTCGCCCTTGCGCGCCGGACCGTAACATCCCAGGCACGAAATGCAGGCGGCTCTGCGAACGTCGCCGCGCTGCCAGCGCTTTGGCAGCCCAGGTTCTCGGATCAGGGGGCGGGACATGGAGAAGTAGTCGGCGGCTCCTGAGTCGAGGATTTCCTCGATGACTTCGATCGATCGAATCCCGCCGACGATCATCAGTGGAACCGAGGGGGCCACGCCCCTGATCGCATCGGCCTGTGGCAGGAAATAGGCCTCGTCTTCGGGCGTCTTGATGTCGGGGCGGGCAGCGCCAAGCTTGCCCGAGCCCGGGGTGCCGCCGGAGACCTCAATGGCGTCGACGCCTTCAGTCGCCAGAGCCGAGGCGAGAAAGCACGCATCCTCCTCGGTCGTCGAACCGTCGAGGAAATCCGAGGCGTTGAGCTTGATCATCACCGGAAACTCGCGGCCGACGGCAGAACGTACAGCCCGGTACACCTCGAGGCCGAACCGCGCTCGGTTCTCGAGAGTGCCTCCAT
It encodes:
- a CDS encoding glycosyltransferase family 39 protein → MSHDEEILGGGDMPPLSPLSKPVLIAAVLAKLLMHLPGLFRYGYFRDELYFLDCAKHLDWGYVDCAPLVAVYAKVALLLGGSLPALRVLPMLAGAGMVVLTVLLARQLGGDAYAQALAAVGILIAPVHLMIDSVLSMNAFEPLFWMGCAYVLILILRGADSRLWLVFGALAGFGLQNKHSTLFFGAAVAVAILVTPLRRELLKPWIWLGAAIALAIFLPNIIWQWQHDFPTIVDLQNVREAGKNVELAPLPFFAEQVMIMHPITAPIWLAGLWFLIVGRGRGFRAVGITYPVLLALFMLFKAKSYYLAPAYPMLVAAGGAAIAAWCERLATPRRQLVTKALIMAIVLLFGALLTPIALPVLSPQSQVEYLAHLGFEPSKTEVAHVGPLQQIWGDQFGWPELVDDIAEIYWALPEEERSRTGIFASNYGEAGAINLFGPQHDLPPAICAHQTHSMWGPGDFDGDQLIWLQWSPESIEEICGSVEIAGEHYHPWGMAEENRPILLCRQLDPPLSQLWPQLTHWN
- a CDS encoding DUF3667 domain-containing protein, with the translated sequence MSSRETNSDEKGSCPNCSAELGGDYCSSCGQRQLDLDQPFRDIAREAMDSFLAFDARILHTLWPLIRRPGFLTIEFMHGRRARYVHPFKLYFIFSLLLFVVLAFSDYSMVRISETGDVDNAVHIELSEREIGDSVIEETHDSSLLTKVLVPLAEVAEEDPKRLDRLFTDRLAKSIIVLVPVFALLLYLLYRGRRYLAHLVFSLHLHSFAFLALVVGLAVDIGIGAPKDVRPGNGVAAVVIAAYTFLALRRVYGQGRSITTLKMVVLLTGYIVALIATMALTLGLTAVTI